In one window of Methanoculleus thermophilus DNA:
- the dph2 gene encoding diphthamide biosynthesis enzyme Dph2 — protein MIPISDLVAKLRRRGARSVALQFPAGLARQAPGTAAALRREGFDVIVSGDPCYGGCDLALDALQYADVLVHFGHAPVEERSNVIYEPVRFDFDVAVLERALPDLHSRRIGLVTTIQHLHLIGAMVAFLREHGIEAIVAPGDQRTPIPGQVLGCNFAAARATGADEILFVGTGVFHPIGIHLATRSRVVALDPFTGEVQEVDADRLIRRRAAVMEKARDASSFGVIVSTKSGQRRMDLARRLVALSDKAVLVAMREVSPAEMLDLGFAAYVNTACPRLAYDDQIRFPVPVLTPPEFEILCGARAWDDYTIDEYLAP, from the coding sequence TTGATACCTATTTCTGATCTTGTCGCGAAGCTCCGGCGACGGGGGGCACGTTCCGTCGCCCTCCAGTTCCCTGCCGGGCTCGCCCGGCAGGCCCCGGGGACGGCCGCCGCTCTTCGCCGCGAAGGATTCGACGTGATCGTCAGCGGCGATCCCTGCTATGGGGGCTGCGACCTTGCGCTCGATGCACTCCAGTATGCCGACGTCCTGGTTCACTTCGGCCACGCACCGGTTGAGGAGCGTTCCAACGTCATCTACGAGCCGGTCCGGTTCGATTTTGACGTCGCGGTGCTCGAGAGAGCCCTTCCTGACTTACACTCCCGCCGCATCGGTCTTGTCACGACCATCCAGCATCTTCACCTGATCGGTGCGATGGTGGCGTTCCTTCGCGAACACGGCATCGAGGCGATCGTCGCCCCCGGGGATCAGCGCACGCCGATCCCCGGACAGGTGCTCGGCTGCAACTTCGCCGCCGCACGGGCGACGGGGGCCGACGAGATCCTCTTCGTCGGGACCGGGGTCTTTCACCCGATCGGGATCCATCTTGCGACCCGCTCAAGGGTGGTCGCGCTCGACCCCTTCACAGGGGAGGTGCAGGAGGTGGACGCCGACCGCCTGATCCGCCGCCGCGCTGCGGTGATGGAGAAGGCCCGGGATGCCTCAAGTTTCGGTGTCATCGTCAGCACCAAGAGCGGGCAGCGGCGGATGGATCTTGCCCGGCGGCTCGTCGCCCTCTCTGATAAGGCCGTGCTCGTCGCGATGCGGGAGGTCTCGCCCGCCGAGATGCTCGATCTGGGGTTTGCGGCGTATGTGAACACCGCCTGCCCGCGGCTCGCCTACGATGACCAGATCCGGTTCCCGGTCCCCGTGCTGACGCCGCCGGAGTTCGAGATCCTCTGCGGTGCCCGTGCCTGGGATGATTATACAATCGATGAATACCTCGCACCATGA
- the purS gene encoding phosphoribosylformylglycinamidine synthase subunit PurS, with translation MKYNVTITIALKEGMLNPEARAIQHALANLGFPTESLSTARLFKITLDATDAAAARETAGQMCERLLANPVIHNYTIEVE, from the coding sequence ATGAAGTATAACGTAACCATCACCATCGCCCTCAAAGAGGGAATGCTCAACCCCGAAGCGCGTGCCATCCAGCACGCCCTCGCAAACCTCGGGTTTCCAACCGAGTCCCTGAGCACTGCGCGCCTCTTTAAGATCACGCTCGATGCGACGGATGCGGCGGCGGCGCGGGAGACGGCCGGACAGATGTGCGAGCGGCTCCTCGCAAACCCCGTCATCCACAACTACACGATTGAGGTTGAGTAA
- the purC gene encoding phosphoribosylaminoimidazolesuccinocarboxamide synthase, with amino-acid sequence MKQVDLLYTGKAKSVYRTDEPGIYIMKFRDDITAFDGEKKDTLSGKGRYNAEVSTFFFRYLEENGIRTHYIRSIEPGTIAVRGLEMIPLEVIVRNVAAGSIVRNYPFKEGEPLDPPVIVIDFKSDTHHDPMLNDDLIYALNLATPEELDQIKATALAINDILREYLDARGITLVDFKLEFGRYNGEILVGDEISMDSMRLWDKETGASLDKDVYRFNKGDVMETYAGVAKRILSPPGESV; translated from the coding sequence ATGAAACAGGTAGACCTCCTCTATACTGGGAAGGCAAAGTCCGTCTATCGCACCGACGAACCAGGCATATACATTATGAAGTTCCGGGACGACATCACGGCGTTCGACGGCGAGAAGAAAGATACCCTGAGCGGCAAAGGAAGATATAACGCAGAGGTATCCACCTTCTTCTTCAGATACCTGGAGGAGAACGGGATTCGCACCCACTACATCAGAAGCATCGAACCCGGCACCATCGCGGTCCGAGGGCTTGAGATGATCCCGCTTGAAGTGATCGTCAGGAACGTCGCGGCCGGGTCGATCGTGCGCAACTACCCCTTCAAGGAAGGAGAGCCGCTCGACCCGCCGGTGATCGTCATCGATTTCAAGAGCGACACTCACCACGACCCTATGTTAAACGATGATCTGATCTACGCCCTCAACCTCGCCACGCCCGAGGAACTTGACCAGATCAAGGCCACAGCGCTCGCAATAAACGATATACTCCGGGAGTATCTTGATGCACGCGGCATCACCCTGGTCGACTTCAAACTTGAGTTCGGCCGCTACAATGGCGAGATCCTCGTCGGCGACGAGATCAGCATGGACTCAATGCGGCTCTGGGACAAGGAGACCGGGGCGTCTCTCGACAAGGACGTCTACCGGTTCAATAAGGGAGACGTCATGGAGACCTACGCCGGCGTTGCGAAACGAATTCTCTCTCCCCCAGGTGAATCTGTATGA
- the purQ gene encoding phosphoribosylformylglycinamidine synthase I has translation MRFAVVQFGGSNCDRDTYHVLADVCGVDTDLVWYKDGLRRPYDAVVLPGGFSYGDYLRAGAIAARTPIMTEIVRHANEGGLVLGICNGAQISSEAGLTPGTFTLNAYPKFISRHVYLRVENNTSPFTALYRKGEVIRVPIAHKEGRYVAPEDTIAQLNRKDRVAFRFCDEHGNVTSESNPNGSTENITGVLSENGNVLAMMPHPERASEPVLGSDDGVKIFNSMIAYIEEHGARRVA, from the coding sequence ATGAGATTTGCTGTGGTGCAGTTCGGTGGCAGCAACTGCGACCGGGACACCTACCACGTCCTCGCGGATGTCTGCGGGGTCGATACGGACCTTGTCTGGTACAAAGACGGACTCCGCCGTCCCTACGACGCTGTGGTGCTCCCCGGAGGGTTCTCCTACGGGGACTATCTCCGGGCGGGGGCCATCGCCGCCCGGACACCGATTATGACCGAGATCGTCAGGCACGCGAACGAGGGCGGGCTGGTCCTCGGGATCTGCAATGGGGCCCAGATCAGTTCGGAGGCCGGACTGACCCCGGGCACCTTCACACTGAACGCTTACCCGAAGTTCATCTCAAGGCACGTCTATCTCCGTGTCGAGAACAACACCTCGCCGTTCACCGCACTCTATCGCAAGGGCGAGGTCATCCGGGTGCCGATTGCGCATAAAGAAGGCCGGTACGTCGCCCCGGAGGATACTATCGCGCAGTTGAACCGCAAAGATAGAGTCGCGTTCCGGTTCTGCGACGAGCATGGCAACGTTACATCGGAGAGCAACCCGAATGGGTCGACGGAGAATATCACCGGCGTCCTCTCGGAGAACGGAAACGTGCTTGCGATGATGCCGCACCCCGAGCGTGCCAGTGAACCCGTGCTTGGCTCAGACGACGGCGTCAAAATATTTAACTCGATGATCGCCTATATCGAGGAGCACGGGGCCCGGAGAGTTGCATAA
- a CDS encoding METTL5 family protein, translated as MNLRHLEMRLERLEGFERPTARLEQYQTPASVAARLLHHAAMQGAIEGRRVCDLGCGTGILACGAALLGASAVTGIDVDAGAIEVARRNAEAFDLSIEFLVADIRSPDVDWAGLACDTVVMNPPFGAQKAHADRPFIDRALELAGEVYGIFNAGSTPFVAAYTEGQATIEEVIRCEFPMRRTFAHHRKDRVDITVEVIHLSRI; from the coding sequence ATGAACCTGCGGCACCTTGAGATGCGGCTTGAGCGCCTGGAGGGTTTTGAGCGGCCGACGGCCCGTCTCGAGCAGTACCAGACCCCTGCATCGGTAGCGGCCCGCCTCCTCCACCACGCTGCGATGCAGGGGGCGATCGAGGGGCGACGGGTCTGCGACCTTGGATGCGGGACCGGGATCCTCGCCTGTGGAGCCGCCCTCCTCGGCGCCTCCGCCGTGACCGGGATCGATGTTGACGCGGGCGCAATCGAGGTTGCCCGGAGGAACGCGGAGGCGTTCGATCTCTCCATCGAGTTTTTAGTCGCCGATATTCGGAGCCCGGACGTCGACTGGGCTGGCCTTGCCTGCGACACCGTCGTGATGAACCCGCCGTTCGGGGCGCAGAAGGCGCATGCCGACCGGCCGTTCATCGATCGGGCGCTTGAACTCGCGGGAGAGGTCTACGGCATCTTCAATGCGGGCTCGACCCCGTTCGTTGCCGCCTACACCGAAGGCCAGGCGACGATCGAGGAGGTGATCCGGTGCGAATTTCCCATGCGGCGGACGTTTGCGCACCACCGTAAAGACCGAGTAGATATCACGGTGGAGGTCATACACTTAAGCAGGATCTGA
- the ppsA gene encoding phosphoenolpyruvate synthase has translation MKEMPNVLWLEEIKKEDIPSVGGKGASLGEMTSIGLPVPKAFVVTAQAFRRFLVETGIEETLFRRLEHLDVDDNGALESVSRDVQDLVMSVEIPDHIREEITDAYNRMGANGTVVAVRSSATAEDLPEASFAGQQETFLNILGEADLLDAIQRCWASLYGARAIYYRAKQGFDDRSVNIAVVVQELIRSEKSGVMFTSHPVTGEPLTIVEGSWGLGEAIVSGSVSPDNYVYDLRSGRVVDRLIAEKEIMIVPEGEHGTKVVNLSGEQRVAPVLSDEEVARLATLGKIAEDHYGVPQDIEWAIVGNEIFILQSRPITTIKRPEIPRGGQAKPMGAQGVILLEGQGASPGIATGRVVIVRDVKDTSAVKDGDILVTRMTNPDMVPAMRRVSAIVTDEGGMTCHAAIVSRELGTPAVVGSKKATKVLKDGQIITVDGEKGIIYDGTLETPAVAAPAPVAAAAAAAPVITGTLVKVNVSLPEAAQRAAATGADGVGLLRIEHLILGLGKTPGWYIAHGKEEEFIAELYRGIKIVLDAFPGKPVWVRTLDAPTDEFRNMEGGESEPIEHNPMLGWRGIRRDLKSPDQFRMQVEAFRRLWAAGYSNLGVMFPLVNHPKEFIQARAMMEEWGVDVEKVTLGVMVEIPSSAILIDDFIKAGIRFASFGTNDLVQYTLAIDRNNENVANMYEPEHPAVLKLIDYAIKACRANGVECSICGQAGSDPKMVAWLVEHGITSVSANIDAVPRIREAVARKERQILLDAARRNA, from the coding sequence ATGAAGGAAATGCCCAACGTTCTGTGGCTCGAAGAAATAAAAAAAGAAGATATTCCATCTGTAGGTGGAAAGGGGGCTTCTCTTGGTGAAATGACCTCGATCGGCCTCCCCGTGCCGAAGGCGTTTGTGGTTACTGCTCAGGCGTTCCGCAGATTTCTTGTTGAGACCGGGATCGAAGAGACACTCTTTCGCAGACTGGAGCACCTCGATGTCGATGACAACGGAGCGCTCGAATCCGTCTCAAGGGATGTGCAGGATCTCGTCATGAGCGTCGAGATCCCCGATCATATCCGCGAGGAGATCACCGATGCGTACAACCGGATGGGGGCGAATGGAACGGTCGTCGCCGTCCGTTCAAGCGCTACCGCTGAAGACCTGCCTGAAGCCAGTTTTGCCGGCCAGCAGGAGACTTTTCTCAATATCCTCGGGGAAGCTGACCTCCTTGACGCCATCCAGCGGTGCTGGGCATCACTCTATGGCGCGCGGGCCATCTACTACCGGGCAAAGCAGGGGTTCGACGACCGGAGTGTGAATATCGCCGTCGTCGTTCAGGAACTCATCCGGTCGGAGAAGTCCGGTGTCATGTTCACATCCCACCCGGTCACCGGCGAGCCCCTGACGATCGTGGAAGGATCCTGGGGTCTCGGTGAAGCCATCGTCTCCGGCAGCGTCTCTCCCGACAACTACGTCTATGACCTGAGATCCGGTCGGGTGGTTGACCGCCTGATCGCCGAGAAGGAGATCATGATCGTCCCCGAGGGCGAGCACGGGACAAAGGTTGTCAATCTCTCCGGCGAGCAGCGGGTCGCCCCGGTTCTCTCTGATGAGGAAGTGGCGCGTCTTGCAACGCTCGGCAAGATCGCCGAGGACCACTACGGCGTCCCGCAGGATATCGAGTGGGCGATCGTCGGGAACGAAATCTTCATCCTCCAGTCACGACCCATCACGACGATCAAGCGGCCGGAGATTCCTCGTGGAGGACAGGCCAAGCCGATGGGCGCACAGGGTGTGATCTTGCTCGAGGGTCAGGGTGCCTCTCCAGGTATTGCGACCGGCCGCGTCGTGATCGTGCGCGACGTCAAAGATACGAGCGCGGTCAAGGACGGCGATATCCTGGTCACCCGGATGACCAACCCCGATATGGTGCCGGCGATGCGGCGGGTCAGCGCCATCGTCACCGACGAAGGGGGCATGACCTGCCACGCGGCGATCGTGAGCCGTGAACTTGGTACACCTGCGGTCGTCGGGAGCAAGAAAGCAACGAAAGTCTTGAAAGATGGACAGATAATCACCGTCGACGGGGAGAAGGGTATCATCTACGACGGGACGCTCGAGACCCCGGCGGTCGCCGCTCCGGCACCTGTTGCAGCAGCGGCAGCGGCGGCCCCGGTCATCACCGGTACACTCGTCAAGGTGAACGTCTCCCTGCCGGAGGCCGCACAGCGCGCCGCTGCCACCGGTGCCGACGGCGTCGGTCTTCTGCGGATCGAGCACCTCATCCTCGGCCTCGGCAAGACCCCCGGCTGGTATATCGCGCACGGCAAAGAGGAGGAGTTTATTGCCGAACTCTACCGCGGCATCAAGATTGTGCTCGACGCTTTCCCGGGAAAACCCGTCTGGGTCCGGACGCTGGATGCTCCGACTGACGAATTCCGGAACATGGAAGGCGGCGAGAGCGAACCGATCGAGCACAATCCGATGCTCGGCTGGCGTGGCATCCGCCGGGACTTAAAGAGCCCCGACCAGTTCAGGATGCAGGTGGAGGCCTTCAGGAGGCTCTGGGCTGCTGGCTACAGCAACCTCGGCGTGATGTTCCCGCTCGTCAACCATCCAAAAGAGTTCATCCAGGCCCGGGCCATGATGGAGGAATGGGGCGTCGACGTCGAGAAGGTGACCCTCGGTGTGATGGTCGAGATCCCCAGCAGCGCCATCCTCATCGATGACTTCATCAAGGCCGGCATCCGGTTCGCCTCGTTCGGAACGAACGATCTTGTCCAGTACACGCTCGCCATCGACCGGAACAACGAGAACGTTGCCAATATGTACGAACCCGAGCACCCTGCCGTGCTCAAACTGATCGACTACGCCATCAAAGCCTGCCGCGCAAACGGTGTCGAATGTTCCATCTGCGGTCAGGCCGGCTCCGATCCGAAGATGGTGGCCTGGCTCGTCGAGCACGGGATCACCAGCGTCTCCGCAAATATCGACGCTGTCCCGCGCATCCGTGAGGCCGTGGCGCGAAAAGAACGGCAGATCCTTCTTGATGCGGCGAGAAGAAATGCGTGA
- a CDS encoding ABC1 kinase family protein has translation MVTRLQRYRQIADVLIKYGFGILVEEVIPGSERLRAFRKTPEEERSIYVRIRLAIEELGPTYIKFGQIMSTRRELLPPALIEELQKLQDRVAPLPFTEIRPVIQEYCPNLEECFDIIEEEPVAAASLSQVHRAVTRDGQVVALKVQRPGIVDLIETDLVILQSLMTRAESIFPDLRVYNLRGMVEEFSTQIRRELDFTQDGMNAERLKRNLSDVACVKIPCIHWKISGRRLLAMDYIEGVRIDDVAAIKALGLFPEEIADIGFSAYVHQIFVDGFFHGDPHPGNLLVTDQGEIAFLDYGLVGVLRPERRRVFVELLLAMTRTDVAGVIAALEKLDVHIRPADLDSVKDDLYIVLLDYREMKLERVNFAVTLRGLTDTLRRYHIRVPSSLMLMTKVIIMVMDIGTRLDPTFNFDQRIRPYLIEIATQQRLSPDNLTGAVRSFMGAAESLLAIPGNVNKALNTLSEGTVTIELENHDLAEIVNVVDRTSDKIIVALVVAAVVVGSSLILRVADLPIPEFVSLLATLGYIVAVIIGFYAIYSALRHGRTFQR, from the coding sequence ATGGTCACCCGGCTCCAGCGTTATCGGCAGATAGCGGACGTACTGATCAAGTACGGTTTTGGGATTCTCGTCGAGGAGGTCATTCCCGGGAGCGAGAGGTTGCGTGCGTTCCGTAAAACTCCGGAAGAGGAGCGATCGATATACGTACGTATCCGGCTTGCCATCGAAGAACTGGGGCCGACCTACATTAAGTTCGGCCAGATCATGAGCACCCGCCGGGAACTCCTGCCGCCCGCGCTCATCGAGGAACTGCAGAAACTCCAGGACCGGGTTGCCCCGCTTCCATTTACGGAGATCCGGCCTGTGATCCAGGAATATTGCCCGAACCTCGAGGAGTGCTTTGATATCATCGAGGAGGAGCCGGTCGCGGCGGCCTCTCTCTCGCAGGTGCATCGTGCGGTGACGAGGGACGGGCAGGTCGTCGCGCTCAAGGTGCAACGCCCGGGAATCGTCGACCTGATCGAGACCGATCTGGTCATCCTGCAGTCGCTTATGACGCGGGCAGAGTCAATCTTCCCCGACCTGCGGGTATACAACCTGCGGGGGATGGTCGAGGAGTTCTCGACGCAGATCCGGCGTGAACTCGATTTCACCCAGGATGGAATGAACGCAGAACGCCTCAAGCGGAACTTAAGCGACGTTGCGTGTGTGAAGATCCCCTGCATCCACTGGAAGATCTCCGGCCGCCGCCTGCTTGCCATGGACTACATTGAGGGGGTGCGTATCGACGACGTGGCGGCCATCAAGGCTCTCGGCCTCTTCCCGGAAGAGATTGCCGATATTGGCTTTTCCGCCTACGTTCACCAGATCTTCGTCGACGGCTTCTTTCACGGCGACCCCCATCCGGGCAACCTCCTGGTGACGGATCAGGGTGAGATCGCCTTCCTCGATTATGGCCTAGTCGGGGTCCTCCGCCCGGAACGAAGGCGCGTCTTCGTCGAACTTCTCCTCGCCATGACCCGTACGGACGTGGCCGGGGTGATCGCGGCGCTCGAGAAACTCGACGTGCACATCCGCCCGGCGGATCTCGATTCGGTAAAAGACGATCTCTACATCGTTCTGCTTGACTACCGGGAGATGAAACTCGAACGGGTGAACTTCGCGGTCACGCTCCGCGGCCTGACCGACACGCTGCGCAGGTATCACATCCGTGTGCCGTCCAGCCTGATGCTGATGACGAAGGTGATCATCATGGTGATGGACATCGGCACCCGGCTCGACCCTACGTTCAACTTTGACCAGAGGATCCGCCCCTACCTGATCGAGATCGCAACCCAGCAGCGGCTATCACCCGACAATCTGACGGGTGCGGTCAGGTCCTTCATGGGCGCCGCGGAGAGCCTGCTTGCCATCCCGGGGAACGTGAACAAGGCCTTAAATACTCTCTCGGAGGGGACCGTCACGATCGAACTCGAGAACCACGACCTTGCCGAGATCGTCAACGTCGTCGACCGGACGAGCGACAAGATCATCGTCGCGCTGGTGGTCGCCGCGGTCGTCGTGGGCTCTTCGCTGATACTCCGGGTTGCCGACCTCCCGATTCCCGAATTCGTCTCGCTCCTCGCCACACTGGGCTACATCGTCGCGGTGATCATCGGGTTCTACGCGATCTACAGCGCCCTTCGGCATGGACGGACGTTTCAGCGGTGA
- a CDS encoding MFS transporter, whose protein sequence is MTADTKPVWGLSAAHLVTDLYSPVLPAILPLLIVDQGYSFFLAGLIVTIYNLTSSFVQPLVGWIFDTRGFAVHVGTSVAISAIFISIVGLLNNYYLVLASVAVAALGHAFFHPSALGTVSRLTRDASRGRITSYFVIGGNLGYAIGPICAGIVVGLMGLPGLVILAVPGIAIAAGLRRILPAPDRDAVPAKSVPAAKPSYRAIALLVTASGLRAWAIFGSVAFLPTILTMRGFDLVTANLLVSAMLIAGVVGQVVGGTLSDRYGRKEFTIVGLVTAIPPFVVFLTSGGILSLVALMVFGFILWSTFAVTVAMAHEIAPGNVGLVSGLMLGLAVGVGGMGVSVTGWIADMTTLSIGLMTIPLAIVLSVPLFLSVPYPWKSLARRRLPSRG, encoded by the coding sequence GTGACTGCTGATACCAAGCCGGTCTGGGGACTCTCCGCAGCCCACCTGGTAACCGACCTCTATTCACCTGTCCTTCCTGCAATTCTCCCGCTCCTCATCGTGGATCAGGGTTACTCGTTCTTCCTCGCCGGGCTGATCGTCACGATCTATAACCTCACATCGTCGTTCGTGCAGCCGCTCGTCGGCTGGATCTTCGATACCCGGGGGTTTGCCGTCCACGTCGGGACAAGCGTGGCGATAAGCGCGATCTTCATATCCATCGTAGGTCTGTTGAATAACTACTACCTCGTCCTCGCGTCCGTCGCCGTCGCGGCGCTCGGGCACGCTTTCTTCCACCCGAGTGCGCTCGGCACCGTCAGCCGCCTCACCCGGGATGCGAGCCGGGGCCGGATCACCTCCTACTTCGTCATCGGCGGCAACCTGGGCTACGCGATCGGCCCTATCTGCGCCGGAATCGTCGTCGGGCTGATGGGCCTTCCGGGCCTCGTCATCCTCGCCGTTCCCGGCATCGCGATTGCGGCGGGACTCAGACGTATCCTCCCCGCCCCCGACCGCGACGCCGTTCCGGCGAAGTCCGTCCCCGCCGCAAAGCCCTCGTACCGGGCGATTGCTCTCCTGGTCACAGCCTCGGGCCTCCGGGCGTGGGCAATCTTCGGCTCGGTCGCATTCCTTCCCACCATCCTCACCATGCGGGGGTTCGACCTCGTGACCGCAAATCTCCTGGTCTCGGCGATGCTCATCGCCGGGGTCGTGGGACAGGTCGTCGGCGGCACGCTCTCGGACCGCTACGGCCGAAAAGAGTTCACGATCGTCGGGCTTGTTACCGCTATCCCGCCGTTCGTCGTATTCCTCACCAGTGGCGGTATTCTCTCGCTCGTCGCCCTGATGGTCTTTGGGTTCATTCTCTGGTCGACCTTCGCCGTCACCGTCGCCATGGCCCACGAGATCGCCCCGGGCAATGTCGGGCTCGTCTCCGGCCTGATGCTCGGGCTTGCGGTCGGCGTGGGCGGGATGGGTGTCTCGGTCACCGGCTGGATCGCCGATATGACCACGCTCTCGATCGGACTCATGACAATCCCGCTCGCGATCGTCCTATCTGTTCCGCTCTTCCTTTCCGTCCCCTACCCCTGGAAATCTCTCGCCCGGCGCCGGCTCCCCTCCCGGGGATGA
- the mfnA gene encoding tyrosine decarboxylase MfnA → MREHGCPEEDLFSFLSSKRREDLGYHKILSSMCTPPHPIAARAHALFLETNLGDPGLFPGTVALEELLVERLGTLMHHPEAGGYATSGGTESNIQALRIAKKLKPVSSPNIVVPASGHFSFQKACDILGLEMRVAPLDANFRVDAEAAGDLVDKNTVALVGIVGTTEYGMIDPIAALSDIALDRDVFLHIDAAFGGLVVPFLDHPVPFDFELPGVASISVDPHKMGMGTIPAGCLLVRDPSCFASLNVETPYLTVKRECTLTGTRPGASVAAAVAVLEYLGMDGMRAVVAGCMENTRRLIEGMETIGCQRAVSPDVNVATFSCDRAPPGWRVSRTRAGHMRIVCMPHVTRDVIEAFLKEMGEIYA, encoded by the coding sequence ATGCGTGAACATGGCTGTCCTGAGGAAGACCTCTTCTCCTTCCTTTCGTCAAAGCGGCGGGAGGATCTCGGTTACCATAAAATCTTGAGTTCGATGTGCACGCCGCCCCACCCGATCGCGGCGCGGGCGCATGCGCTCTTTCTTGAGACCAACCTCGGCGACCCCGGGCTCTTCCCCGGGACGGTCGCGCTCGAGGAACTTCTTGTTGAGAGGCTCGGCACCCTGATGCATCATCCCGAGGCCGGAGGATACGCAACAAGCGGCGGGACGGAGTCCAATATCCAGGCCCTTCGGATCGCAAAGAAACTAAAACCGGTCAGTTCGCCGAACATTGTGGTCCCGGCTTCGGGCCACTTCTCATTCCAGAAAGCCTGCGATATCCTGGGGCTTGAGATGCGGGTGGCGCCGCTTGACGCCAACTTCCGGGTGGATGCAGAGGCAGCGGGGGATCTTGTTGACAAAAACACGGTCGCTCTCGTTGGTATCGTCGGGACGACGGAGTACGGCATGATCGATCCGATCGCCGCCTTATCCGATATTGCCCTTGACCGAGACGTCTTCCTTCATATCGACGCCGCGTTCGGGGGGCTGGTCGTCCCGTTCCTCGATCACCCGGTTCCGTTCGACTTCGAACTCCCCGGTGTCGCCTCAATCTCCGTCGACCCCCATAAGATGGGGATGGGCACCATCCCGGCAGGCTGCCTCCTCGTCCGTGACCCGTCGTGTTTTGCGTCCCTCAACGTCGAGACACCATACCTGACCGTGAAGCGGGAGTGTACCCTCACCGGCACCCGGCCCGGCGCCTCGGTCGCGGCGGCCGTCGCAGTCCTCGAGTACCTCGGGATGGATGGCATGCGGGCGGTGGTCGCCGGGTGCATGGAAAATACCCGGCGGTTGATCGAGGGGATGGAGACGATCGGTTGCCAGAGAGCCGTGAGCCCGGACGTCAACGTGGCGACGTTCTCCTGCGACCGCGCTCCCCCCGGCTGGCGGGTATCGCGGACCCGGGCCGGGCATATGCGCATCGTCTGCATGCCCCACGTCACCCGCGATGTGATCGAGGCATTCTTGAAGGAAATGGGTGAAATCTATGCTTGA
- the hpt gene encoding hypoxanthine/guanine phosphoribosyltransferase: MLERLIQSLEASPVMKRGEYNYFIHPITDGVPLLEPAILREIGCAMVRCLNLEGVDKIVVCEAMGIHIGVALSMMTDIPLVVVRKRPYYLPGEVAVHQTTGYSKGELYLNGVNAGDRVVIIDDVCSTGGTLQCLISAIESTGAEIADICVVVGRGDADLCLSVKTLVKVEVSEDRVRVVDTYF, encoded by the coding sequence ATGCTTGAGCGCTTGATTCAATCATTGGAAGCCTCTCCGGTCATGAAGCGGGGAGAGTACAACTACTTCATCCACCCGATCACCGATGGGGTGCCGCTCCTTGAGCCAGCCATCCTCCGCGAGATCGGGTGTGCCATGGTCCGTTGCCTCAACCTTGAGGGCGTCGATAAAATTGTCGTCTGCGAGGCGATGGGCATCCACATCGGTGTCGCCCTCTCGATGATGACCGACATCCCGCTCGTAGTCGTCCGGAAACGCCCCTACTATCTCCCCGGGGAGGTCGCGGTGCACCAGACAACAGGCTACTCGAAGGGGGAACTCTACTTAAACGGCGTCAATGCAGGCGACCGGGTCGTTATAATCGATGACGTCTGCAGCACCGGAGGGACGCTCCAGTGCCTCATCAGTGCGATCGAGAGCACGGGCGCCGAGATTGCCGACATCTGCGTGGTCGTCGGTCGGGGCGATGCGGATCTCTGCCTATCTGTCAAGACCCTGGTAAAGGTCGAGGTCTCCGAGGACCGGGTGCGTGTTGTTGATACCTATTTCTGA
- a CDS encoding ferredoxin-thioredoxin reductase catalytic domain-containing protein: MSEEGIEKARAKAKIYAKEKGYVLNVDEKQLSAVLRGLARNQEKYGAAYCPCRLRSGDPEKDRIIICPCIYHEKEIEEQGACHCRLFFKRKSE, translated from the coding sequence ATGAGTGAAGAAGGGATCGAGAAGGCGCGGGCCAAAGCGAAGATCTACGCGAAGGAGAAAGGCTACGTCTTAAACGTCGATGAGAAGCAACTCTCAGCCGTTCTCCGCGGGCTCGCCCGGAACCAGGAGAAGTATGGTGCGGCATACTGCCCCTGCAGGCTCCGGAGCGGGGACCCCGAGAAGGACCGGATCATTATCTGCCCCTGCATCTACCACGAAAAAGAGATCGAAGAGCAGGGTGCCTGCCATTGCCGACTCTTCTTCAAGAGGAAATCTGAATAA